The DNA segment TGCTAATGGAATGTGCAGAGGAAATTAGGTAACTAGAATATGACAGATTCCCTGCCCTTAGAAACCTGTGTTTCAATTGGTCAGTCGAAACCTCCCCAAGACAAATAATATTAGAAACAGGGCAAAGGAGAATGTTATTGGCAGCATGGGTGAAAAAGCAAAACAGATTTAGACGAGTTGCTGAAGAGTTCCAGATCAAAGGAatatatgagaatttgggggcgGGGGCAAGGGGTGGAGAACTTCTTGGTGATAGTGGTACaagaggattttgttttttttttagcttgtaaAATCACTATTATTGAATTCTAGCCAATGAGTTAAACAGTGAAATTCTTAGTGTAAGTTGTTGTCGTTTTCATTGTGCactaggtaaaagtttacagagcaaattagattcctatTTGATagtttcatggccttggtttcattccccacaacgtgtcaaccctctccccacttccaccctggcttccttgttttcttttgtcctgattttctaccccttcctgccttctcatcttttggGCAAacattgcccttttgatcttgtgtAAATGATTGTTCCAGGGAGCATGTTCCTCtagggtattgtttattttatgagcttgacaattgtttggctggaaggtggtctccagAAAAGACTCAGTTCCAGATCAGAAGGGTGTCCTAGAGCCATAGTCTCagcggtttctccagtctctgtcagactagtaaatctggtcttttttgtgaatttgattttttgttttacatttttctcccattctgtctgggacctcaGTCAGATCAGTTGATAGTGATAGCcaaggcactgtctagttcttctggtttcagggttatgtaggctgtggttcattagccctttggactaattgctcccttgagtctttggttttctcacttttctttgctctggatgagaagagatcaatagctgtatcttagatggctgttggcaagcttttaagacctcagaagctactcaccaaagtaggatgcagaacattgcctttatgaactatgttgtgtcaATTGACGTAGCTGTCCCCAAGTccatggtcctttgccttcaagtctgGGAACTTCATCCtgcaaggtatttggttatgtctaaaagGTTTCCCTGATTGTGCTCCTTGTGTGCTCTGTTGTCTATATTAACATATGAGAAGCACCTATagttatatatgtagaaataacCACCACCAAACTTGTATCTGCTGTTGGTTTTCCTCACTTACACTCCTCCACATCTCTCggcatatctatctacctatgcaGCCATTTGTAacttattgtttgttaatactgttgttgcaggattgtctatgctataaAAAACCTTTgcatccattccaactcatagcaacactaagaactgccccatagggtttccaaggagcaactggtagattcagactCCCGATCTCTTgtatagcagctgagctcttaaccactgtgccaccagggctccaaatagttgccctttattcttgtattcctctcagtgtcctctcttgccttggtcatgatGCGCTGACTTattccatattgtgtattgcctttccccacaccaatattaacatgtgtcttctatctatttggtaattttccctccctccccctccttttcACATCCctgctaaccatcaaagaatttttttttctttttttctgtgcgtaaaccttttgttgttactttatgatagtggtctcatacaatatttgccattttgtgattgacttatttcactcagcataatgtcctccaaatcatccatgttgtgagatattctGCGAACTGGTCATTATTCTTTGAATAGGTACAAGGGGATTTAATGCTGGGTATAAAATACCATTCCACCACCcacctgttagtttgttgtactgtggtggtttgcatgtcgCTGTGAAGctcgaagctatgccaccagtatttcaaatagcagtagggtcatccatggtggacagtcTTCGGTAGAGCTTTCAGACAAgtacacactaggaagaaaggcctggtggtctactttcaaaattagccaatggataccttatgaatcacaaaagaatgttgtCCACTATCATGCTGGAAGACAACAacaaactcaaacataccaatgattatgaataTGGTACAGGGTCAGGctacattttattctgttttacatggggtcaccatgagctggagaagacgtaacagcaaccaacaacaacaatataaaatagCACTATATATGTGGGTATGTAGGAAAAAGGTGACTGGTGATGGCTTTTTCTAAGTTGAAAAGAATGTTATTTGGCAAAAGCTCAAATGTAAATTAGGATCCAGTAAATTGctgggtgggctggtggtagttaAAAAAGTAGATAAGCACCTTGCTTTGGCTGATTAGAGGTCAGGAATAAGAAATATGGTGGTGTTTAATGAAAATTTGGTTTATGGAAATTTGAAAAACTGTCATATAAAAGTAGGAACTCTATTTTTACATACAAAATTTGAAATGATGTTACTGTacccaaataaaaaaattattgagataaTTTCAACCAGTTGGCCTAAGTGAATTGTACTATGTATCTGTTTATGCTGTTTCCACATGATGGTGTCACTGTGGTTGGCAAATAGAAATGCCTcctattgcagttttgatttgtgaGAAGTCTTTATTCCTTGGTAAAAGCTTGGAAAAGTAGCTGGTGACAGCGTGGTTGCTAGACCCTGCTCTCCTCCCTTTAaaggtctcccttttttttttttttttgccttctcttcCCATCATGGCGTTTTTTTACCCACTTCCCTACTCCTATGGGCCTTATCCTCCTCTTCTACTTTTTCTCCTCACAGAGTCCCATCAACATCCCTTCCTCAGGTCCCTGTCTCCCCATCTCCTCAGTGATTACAGGCTTGTGGGCAGGGACAACAGATGGGGCCAACTGCTCTTCTTCAGGACCATTACCTTCACTGGGAACCAAAGAGGGTGCAACGTCCATGGCTGAAAGAACGCATAAAGAAAAAGATGAGGGtagactctgtgccaggcatcttAGGCCCTGTCTCAAGGTGAGCTTGTTGGAAGGAGGAGAGCCTGGTCATCTTTCTCTGACGGCTCCACTTCCTGCAACAACTTGTAGAGGGGTCGCAGAGGGCTGGCATGATATGGAGCTTCTTTGGACACTGTGAGCTTCACGCCAGGACAGAAACAACGATACCAAAAGGATGAGAAGCCATAGATTCCCAGCTGACATGAGGCGTTAATCATCATATGCCAGCAGAAGAAGGTGGTGACAAATATGATGTCACTCATGTCATCGTCCTGCCATGGGTATCCAGTGACAGGTTTGTACAGAATAAAGCCTGCCTGCATGAGCCAGGAGCCCATCATCAGAAATAGAAAAGTCTCAATCAGCCTGAGGTGAAACATGTTGGGAGCCCACAGCTCTGCGGTCAACACCAGCATCAGCAGGAACACCACCAAGATGAGTAGAGAATGAACCTGCAGCTCCACCCCTACAGAAGCCTGAATGTGTGACACCAACAGCAGCAAAAGCACATAGAAGGTCAGGACCAGTGCACTTTTTTCAAGGACCACACATCTCTGAGGCAGCAGGTTCTTGCTTATGACATCTACACAGCCAATGAGGGTGAGGAGGATGAACATGGTAAGGTGCTGCCACTCCTTGGGATACATAAATCTCGGTGGCACCTGCTTACTCATCAGCACCATCCCATCATCAAGACAGATGACCACATAAGCTGTTAAAATGGAGCCAGTTGCCATCTTCAACAGACCTCCATAGGATATTTTCCACAGCATGGCCCATCTCCCCTTATTCCTGGAAGGGCATGAAGGATACaggagagaatcattgaagattatggccttggagatCACTATTGTCTGGTATAGTCCATAAGAGTAAAGATATAACCCTGGGTAAAAATGACCATTGAATTTTCCCATGGAATTACAGGTCTGTCCGACTAAGGAGTGAAGAATAGAACTCAAGaaattctctctctcctctccctcaggGCCTCTCAAGTTTTGGGCTGTATATAGAGAACTAACATCTATCTACTTTTATCATCTCCCTCTGCCCACTGCTCCCCCCCGCAAGAGAATGAAAGTTCCGGACAACAGCCTACAGTTTTGGTGAGTGGGTCTCATTGTTCCATTCCAATCTAGTACACTGGGAACGAACTCAATTCTGCCAAAGAAGATGAATATTTCCTAGTCTGCACCTGTAGGAATGTATTCTTGAGGGAGTTCTGCTTTTAGACTCTTGAGGCACTTACTTTCACACTTGTCCCTTTCTCTCATAGCTTGCTTCCTCTGCTCCTGCCCATTGCTCAGAGGGGCAGTGGAGAGATGCACGGGGCTGGGGGTTATCCAAAGAAGACCTGGGTTACAcacaaaatgttctgtatcttttaAGACTTTACTCATATGTGGTTGTATACTGAGGTcaaaaatattctttgttaacaTAAAAGTTTATAAATATTTGGGTATATGCCCACATATATACCTACTCAGCACCCACTTGGCCTCTTCATTCTTCTGTGACAGACACATTTTGGGGACAACCAAGAAAGTTCCTTATCTGCCCCCAAATCATTGTCTATTGGCCAGTGAATGAATCCGAAAAGCCACCTTTTAAGATCAATTTTGGAGTGTCAAGATGTAATTTCTTATTAATATGCATATACTGTCAAAAGGATAGTTTCAGTGAGTAccttatattttaatttaaatatctcctcaacttttttcttcagttattgtttgcttggtgtCTAAGACATAGAAGAAGAAAGAGTCCTAGGCACTCGAACGCAACCGTCTACATATGACGGTTagtacactcagctgctaacagaaatattggaggttcaagtccacccagaggtgcctcagaagaaaagctggtgatctacttccaaaaaaacagccattgaaaaccctatggagcatagttctactctgacacacacgggatcaccatgagttggaatcagctctatgACAATTTGTTTTATCCAAGGAATGAGTCTTCAATTAGAGGTGTTGGTGGAGAACAAAATACAGGAAATGGGAGGCATGCTCCAGACATACAAATCACTCTGAGTTCACTGTAGAGGGTACAGGGAATAGAGTTTCTCTGGTAAATGTGCTGAAGGAAAGGAGAGTTTGTTGCTGAAGACGAGCTGCGCTGACTTCGCAGTCTTCTGCTTAATTGCCCTGTCCTCGGGGTACAAGCAATGTGGTGGGACAGAGAGGCAGCACCTGGATGCTGACGGCTAGCTCCCCTAGTCAGGAGGAGGAGAGATTACACTCAGGTATCAACACTACCTCTGAGCCCTCACTCTCATCCAAATATCTATTCTTTCCCAAGCCCacttaatatcagacaaatccAATCTCTTCATTCATTTGAAGATGGAAGCCATTTCTTGCCAGTGGGAGAGTGGGAATTTGAGCATAGAAGTGTCATAGAATAGAGAGTTTAAGGTTGCTTTGTAGAGAGACTTGCCATCTTCATTTCATTTTAACTTTAACTTTCATTTCTGGTTCTTACATTAGTGTGGCATATATTGGCCAGCAAGTCacaaaattcattttcttttttggtatatcaGGAGACTAAATTTCCCACCCTGCCTTACAGTCAGATGCAGCCTTGGAACTAAGTTCTAAGCAATGAAATATAAGTGGAAGTGATATTTATTACTTCCTGGTCTTGCCCATAAAATCctcctttcttttggaatctcaCAACTTACTTGGAAGTCATATGTTGTTGAAGGTAGAGGAGCCCCAAGTTGTaagaaatagggttttctagattaCTCATTGTAGGAGATGTATACACTGATCAGGACTACCCATTTTGAACTGcatataacccaaaacccagtgctgttgagttatATCACATgtaagcgaaaaaaaaaaaaaaaattttttttttggttaagcaaTGAAAATgtttgtttgttacagcagcaaattTACCCTAGTTAATGTAAATGTAACACATAGGCATTGTTGAAAATTTTGGAAAAacccataagaaaaaaatgagagaaaaataagcACCTGCAATCCTATACCCTGAAGTAGCCAAAGTTAACACGTTACAGTAGAAACTCAGCTTTAGGAAGGCTGGGGTATGGACAGAAAATGGACTGAAAATCAAGAGACCAGGATTCCAGCCCCAATTTTCTCCTAATTAGATGAATCTCAGTCTctctattaggaaaaaaaaatttttttttttttttttgtatctgtattctctaaacagagagagagagaacagggaggagggaaaaTACGGCAGCTGTGGCATAGAACGGACTGTGTTTTTCCCTctatcttttttcctttgttgctaGTGGTCAAAACGCCTGGAAGATCTCAGAGTGTTCAGTGAGAGGAGGCACAAGGGGAAGCTGCCGTGAGCACGACACTGATGGAGTGAAACAAGGAGGAGAAATCCCTGGTATTTCTGTGGTTCTTGCCTTTGCTTGGGAAATCATTGAGCTGCTCTGAGGGAAAGAAGTTCTTGGTGCTCCACTAAATATTTACCATCAGTAAAGAGTCAGTACGTGTGTCTGAGTACCCAGTGTACCTAGAGTGGACTGCAGGCGTCAGAAAAGGCTGCCTTTGGTCTCTCGTAATGTTACGTCTAGCACATCAAGGCTGTGGGCCTGAGGGACACAGTGGAGACTTGGGGCAAGCAGATGCCATCTGTTTTATCTCTACCTCTTGGCTACTCCTGGAAGCTGGGATAAGGATGCTAATAGAGGAGAAGGGCCGAAATACACCAGAGTGCACTAGTGCAcctcaagttcaagctgaaagtgctTTGTAGATGGGTCATATAGCCCCAGGTAAAGTCTCTGGGATGCTCATACCCCCAAGTTGGCCAGGCATCAAGGTTACATCAAGGTTCATTGAAACATAAGCATCCTGATCCCAGGACTTTGAAGATGGGAATCACTCATCCCAAACCAGAAACCGCCcacaaaaaacagagagagaagccaAAGGTGATGAACGATTAGTAGAACTGCCAGATGGCTTGAGCCTGTGGACACGGCGGACCTGGAAAGCTGTTTTATGAGGAAAACTCAATTTGACTAAAAAATTCCATGGAGGTTGTTTATGGACTGGCTGTTTTGCAGCGAGACCGCCCCCCCCCACTCCCAACCCCACAATCCTGAGGGTCCCTCAGCCATAGCCACAGCCACTTGTCTGACATCATGAACTTTCTACAATGACGGAAATTTTCTATAATCAGCGCTGCCTGATATGGTAACTACCAGCCACACGGGGCTATTGAGCACTTCAAATGTGGCCAATGCTACTGAGGAcctgcattttttattttattaatttaaatttaaatagccacaagtGGTCAGTAGCTACTGTACTGTATGGTGTAGATCCAGAATGAGGAGCCTGAAGGCTCAGGGGGAAGGCAATGCTGGATGGATCTAAACTGCAGCCTGCTCAGTCACCCTTTTATGATGACCCTGGAAGGGCTTGGAGAATTCCTTCTTCACCCAGGTCTACTCTGGCCTCATCCCACAGTTCGTGATGTAGGCGGTGCTGTCATTATCATTCactttttcatttccatttttatttctcctttaaccCAAAAGTAATTTAGAAGAATGTCTTTTAATGTTCAAATAAATTGTATGGTGTTTCCTTTTACTGTCCTTTTTATGTTGATgttatttctgcatttttttttcctgtggggaGAGATGTGTTGTGTTTCTTCATAAATATTCCCAGAGCAGTAttcaaattttctatattcttattttatatatatatatatatataaaatatggttATTTCTGAGATGAGTATATTATTTGACTATGACTTtggactttttctcttttttattttatgcatataAATGCTGTATTGTTCACGCATTGTTGGTTGTTGTGATGTGCCCTCAagacagttctgattcatagcgaatagaacagagtagagctgccccaaggtTTCTCACCGTGAGTATTCTTTTGTCTCATATCAGCGTGATAACATCTGCTTTCTTTTATTATATCCCTGGTATATGTTTTTGCCTATGTTTTCAACCTTTTGGTACCCAGTTGTTTTGGCATAGCTCTTGTAAAGAGCATATAGCTTGACTTCATGTTTTAACCCACTCCGAAAATTTGTACTTTGATAGGGGAATTTAATATACTTAAATTTATTGGGATAGTTGACGTGTTTAGACTTCTGTCTGacattttattttactcttcCCATATTCCATTTGTGGTCCCAGACCCAAGTTCTGCCTTTAAAAATATCTCCACAGGAATGAGTAACTACATTTACTAGAATAAAAATTTCCACTTGAGATTAGTGACACATTACTCTGTTTCTATGTTCTCCAATTTTCCTTATCCCTCCAGTTCTCAGGAACCTTTACAAACAGTCCCACTGAATCTTAAGAAACATAGTGTGCCATGTAGGCAAAGTTGTCCTTGATTTCTCACAGCACTGACAGTTTATGTGACATCCTTTATTCTTTTGTTCTTTAAGTAAGTAAATTTTTTATATATGAGATTTAATAAAAGTTAAGGCCTCACCTCACTGGTACTTCCTGCAGAGCAGCACCATCTGATGTAGCAGTTACTGCTTAGGGTCTTTTCTGCCTGTTAAGAAAGGCTAGAACATTTTGAGATACCCAGAGAAGCTGTAGAGAAGGGGGTTAATAGTACAGATCCTGGAAACACTCTGTCACATTTGAAATCCCAGCTTTGTCACATTTCTGACATTCGTTAGCTATAAGATCTAAGtccagttacttaacttctctaagccctGTTTTCCTCATATGTAATATGGGGTTGATAATAGTATCATATTAGAGGGTTACTGTGGGGATTAAAAGAGATAATCCATGAAAAACACCCAACACAATCCTTGGCACATtgtaaccaaaagccaaacccattgctgttgagtcgattctgactcataacaaccctataggatggagtagaactgccccacagggttttcaaggagtgggtgACTCCacctgttgacctcttggttagcagcccagctcttaaccactgcgccaccagggctcctggcacatagtaggaactcaTAAAATAGTaactaataatattaataataatgctTTTAGCCCACGGTCAAGACTCTTAGATAAGATTTTTTCACATGAATTGTTATTTCCTTAATCCCCTGGGAAGAAGAGGTGGTCAGTTTCTTGAAGACTCATAATATCCCTATGAAGGACATAATCTACTTCCCCTAATATTCTTCGCATCCTCAAAGCTGACTGAAGATGTCAGTCCGTGAATGGAGGGCCCGGGTTTAAACAGGTGCCGCATTCACTGGCCTCATATGGGCAACCTCTACTttatttttacctgttttttctGTAGTGGCTGCATAAAGAAGACAGGGCTGTAATGACATATTCAGTCCTGGGTCTTTTCATGTCCCAAATTAACTTTAATGAGCAAACATGGAAAGATCAAGAGGGCCGCGGCTGGGACTTAGAGGAAACTTTGAAGTAGAAGCCAGGATGGGGTAGATGCCCTCTGGAAATAGTCCAGCATTTGCTTTTGATGACAGTGAACCCTCAGATCTTGTTCGTCTGAGTTGCAAACAGGGGGCTGTGGTACATGGTACCTGATATTTCATCTTTTGCAATACCTCTGTGTTCCTCAGTCAACAAACATGTTTTTATTAAGTGCTTTGGATAATACCAATGTGACGAAGACTGTCAGTACCCTCAAGGATTTTACATTCTAGCAGAGGAAATAAGATACACATAAATGGCCATATTGAACAGAGGGGGGCTTGGCATGTCATAAAAAAGGTACAAAGTGCCatcaaagaaagaaaggagcaaTTACTTCCACCTTGGAGGGAAGAGAGAGTGCTCTATGGAAGAAGTTACATGGGAGCTTCCCTTTTAACAATAGTGGGATCTAGACAGGTAGGCATGAACAGTGGTCTTCCAGGTGGACCACACAGTATGACTATTGGCAGGGAAGTCCAAGGAATATTCTAGGAATAGCAAGTTGTGCCAACCCTGTTTTTTCCATCTGTGTTTCCATGAGAAAAATCTGTTaagttgagcctcagttttcccctgAGTAAAATGGGGTTAGTTTTATCTACCCCTCAGAAtaattataaagattaaatgatttGTATTGTAATCAGCAAGGTATGTAGATTGTTGTATGTACTCAAATAGTGGTAGTTAGTGTATCTCACACCTAGttctatttctcttctttcttctagtTCCTAAGCTGGTAAGAAGCAGATGCCTCAAAATCTCTACTAGAGTATAAAGTTGGGGCAAAAAGGGAAGCTTCAGATTAATACTGACGTTTACTTAAAGAAATTTagagtacaccaatgttcattgcagcactatccacaatagccagatggtgggaacaacctaaatgtccaccaacagataaatggataaacaatatgTGATACATACATGCGATGGAGTATTATTACTTTGCCATAAGAAAAACaatgtcctgatacatgctacgtcatggatgaaacttgagagtgttgtgctgagtgaaataagtcagtcacaaaaggatgaatGTTATATGATCCTACTTATGAAACAGGCAAACACATAGAGACCAAATCTTATTAATGGTTAGCAAATgcaagagagagggaggggaaagagggagtcattgcttaggaggTACTGAACTTTTGTTAAGGGTAATGGAAAAATCGAGAAATAGatcgtggtgatggttgcacaatatgatgaaggtaattaatgtcagtgaattgtacatgtgaaaaatggcaatttttttgctataaatgtatatatatattttatatatatacacatgctcatcacaataacaaaattaatttaaaaaaaaaaaagaagtttaggaTTCCACAGGCAACCTGAGCAGGAGCTGTTTCTCCCTGTTATAAAAGGGCCCCAGTGTCCTCGATAGAGTCAGTCAGGACTGGAACCTCAAGGCTGAATATCCCCACTGTTTCCTGCCATTACAACTCCCGGATGACAGATCACAGTCGTCTTATCCAAGTGTCCTGTCTCGTCCACGTCATCAAAGAGCAATCTTTCTAAGGTATCTGGTTGAAGATTTTTCCGGCAAGGATCTTAAGGATTCATCAGATGTTCTCAGCAGAGTTGATCTTCCGTCGTGTCTCAAGAGTAATGAGCCTCGTCTGGAGCAATAGCTTATCGTTTTCCATTTTTAGTGttaaattcaacaaacatttgaaaCAGTTTGAAACCATGGAGCAATAGCttgtcattttccatttttagtGTTAAATTCGGCAAACATTTCAAACAACTGAAACAATTTGTAACTCATCCTTTTATCTCTGAGTTTCAACAGAGACTCCAAAGGCTGGTGAGAAAACCACTGGTAGGAAGTCCCATTGTTATTCGAAGGAGAGGTACCAGAGCAGCTATGTAGGACTTTCAAATGGAAGGCCTCAAGCCAGTCCCGCTGCCTTTGCCCCTCACCCAACTCTAGCCCATATAAGGAGCTGAGGTTGACAAGAGATTGGAAAGTGAGGATTTCTTTGCCGAGAATTGTCAGTGTCCCATGCATTGCCTGTACCCCAACCCCTACTGAATAGTGGGAGAGTAGAGAGGTGGCCCCCTCACCTCAGGCCAAGTGAGAGGGGCTTCAAGAGTACTCTGTAGAGAGCAGGGCATGTCTTCTCTGGCGTTCGAGAGACCTAGGGACTGTATCTGCCTCTCACTGGGGAAGTCCAGTGGCGAGGGTTTCTCATGGGCTTGTGCCTGCCTGGTGCAGAGTAAAGACAGATGGTGGAGTGGGAGTAAGGGGCATGCCCACTGACAGCAATGACCCTTGTTCCCAGGATCTACATATAAACCCTGTGGAAGCTAGGGGGTCTACTGAGGTCTTCTTCAAGTGTTCTTTCCTCAGATGACCCCCTGGAAAGGTGAAGGGGCCTTAGAAGTTGAGAGAAGGAATCAAATGTGGTCATCTGGCAGAGGGGTATCACTGATATCCAGGCAGCCTCAGCAAGAGGTTTTGAGGAAGCCACAAGAGCATCTCTATAGAGAAAGGATGACTCAGGGGGCATGGACAAATGTACCAGCCTCCTAAGACTGTGCTCCTTGCCAGGAGGGGCGAAAAAGGGCAACTGGAGAGTGGGGCAAGAAATGAAGCAAAGGAAAGAGGGAAGCTCACCATGGGCCTTcttaccactgcctccaccacctTTGCAGACTTCTCAGCTTAAAGCAGACCCACGCTGGGGGGAGAGAAGTAGAGAATTTTGATATTACATTGAATTAGACCGGGTTATTTAATTATTATACTGGACTAAAACTTTATTatctgaatgaatgaaaaacaaaaaaaaaaaacctcccagagATTTTGGCCCAGGAGCCAAGAAAAACAATTCCACAGAGCAGGTTACAGGGGgctatgatgaaaaaaaaaaaaaaaattactttctgcTTGCATCCTGAGGGGTTGAGTTCATTTAACAACCAGAATCTGCTTTCTGTACCATATTATGTTAGGAACAGTGGGAGTCACAAAGATGAATCAGACTGATTCTTGGATCTAGGAGCTTGTGAAGAAGACAGTAACACCTTTAATTAAAGGTACATCCTGGAAAGCTCATTCTAAATGATATCTAAAGGAATCTCGATGAAGGGAAGAGAAATTCCATGTTAGACCCTACAGAACCTTTGCAGAGGAGGAGAGCTGAGCTGAGGCAAATAGTGTGAGTGGGGTAAGGACATTTAATACAGACAGGACTGCTTGATCCAGGTCAGGCATATAAGAAAGTAGAGGAATGCTTGGAGATCAAGATTATATAGGGTGTAATTGTGGCAATGGGATTGAAAACTGGCGTAAGTTTTAAAGCTAGAAACCATAACACTTAAATTTTCACAGTGCTTTGTAGCTCACAAAGCTCTTTCCACACCCTATTTCATGTGATAATTACCACAACCCATGGGATAGCTGGGGAATGGGCTCTTCATAACTTGTTTAACAAACCAAATAACTGTGGTTCAATGTTATTATTTTACCCAACAGTATAGGGCAAGCAAATGACATAGCTAGGATCTGATCCAAGCTTCCTGGTTTCAGACTTTGTTTGTTAGTTTCAAGGCTTTTTGTCCTGTCCCTTCAAAACATGTTATGAACTGTTCGGTGCAGGGgactatttaaatatttattcttgGAATTATAGAGGCATGCGCGAAGATTACATTGTtggattcattcaacaaataattaacaaaataattacattttagaAGGTGAGACTGATCAAAAAATAAgagatatatatgcatatatatattcattgccactgaatacaccatggcttgggtcaggtgcaccttagtcttccaggttacatctttgcttttcaacatttcaaagaggtcttttgaagcacatttgcccaatgcaatgcatctcttgatttcttgactgctgcttccgtgggggttgattgtggatccaagtaaaatgaaatccttgaccaacttcaatcttttcccagtttatcatgatattgcttattggtctagttgtgaggatttttgttttctttatgttgaggtgtaatccatactgaaggatcttcatcagtgcttcaattcctcttcactttcagcaagcataacgcaggttg comes from the Elephas maximus indicus isolate mEleMax1 chromosome 24, mEleMax1 primary haplotype, whole genome shotgun sequence genome and includes:
- the LOC126067034 gene encoding transmembrane epididymal protein 1-like; protein product: MGKFNGHFYPGLYLYSYGLYQTIVISKAIIFNDSLLYPSCPSRNKGRWAMLWKISYGGLLKMATGSILTAYVVICLDDGMVLMSKQVPPRFMYPKEWQHLTMFILLTLIGCVDVISKNLLPQRCVVLEKSALVLTFYVLLLLLVSHIQASVGVELQVHSLLILVVFLLMLVLTAELWAPNMFHLRLIETFLFLMMGSWLMQAGFILYKPVTGYPWQDDDMSDIIFVTTFFCWHMMINASCQLGIYGFSSFWYRCFCPGVKLTVSKEAPYHASPLRPLYKLLQEVEPSEKDDQALLLPTSSP